A genome region from Nocardia sp. NBC_01730 includes the following:
- a CDS encoding lipase family protein, whose translation MRRAAITMAVAVTLLMVGNAHAEPGEGAPGTVVRNEALPEQPWVAGTGTARRVTYWTRTSDNRSVLSTGAVFTPAGTPPSGGWPVMSWEHGTVGTGDECAPSTVGRSKRDLDYLATWMKQGYAVVATDYIGLGTPEPHAYLDGRAEAHAAIDMVRAARAVDESLSSKWVAIGQSQGGGAAVFTASLATKYAPELDYRGAVATGPASNVVETVALVGPGTPAIKSLHLTVYLTYVMNGLKAARPDFDRDSYLTPLGKQLTTAAETQCFASMAARAEGISVDQLFSRPLSDGDFVSTARPVLDVPVTGYDRPLFIGQGTNDLDVPAPLTAKLVADLELNSVRPEVHVYPGKDHSGTMDASLPDSIPFVARLFA comes from the coding sequence ATGCGACGCGCAGCAATCACCATGGCCGTGGCAGTGACGCTGCTCATGGTGGGTAACGCGCACGCAGAGCCGGGGGAGGGGGCGCCGGGCACGGTCGTGCGCAACGAGGCGCTGCCAGAACAGCCGTGGGTGGCGGGCACCGGAACAGCGCGTCGGGTGACCTACTGGACCCGCACCTCCGACAATCGATCGGTGCTGTCCACCGGCGCCGTCTTCACTCCCGCAGGAACTCCGCCGAGCGGTGGCTGGCCGGTGATGTCCTGGGAACACGGCACGGTCGGCACCGGCGACGAGTGCGCACCCTCCACCGTGGGACGCAGCAAGCGCGACCTGGACTACCTCGCCACCTGGATGAAGCAGGGGTATGCCGTCGTTGCTACCGACTACATCGGGCTCGGCACCCCGGAGCCGCATGCCTACCTGGACGGCCGGGCCGAGGCGCACGCGGCGATCGACATGGTGCGTGCCGCCCGCGCCGTGGACGAGTCGCTGTCGTCGAAGTGGGTTGCCATCGGTCAGTCGCAGGGCGGCGGCGCGGCGGTTTTCACCGCATCGCTGGCCACGAAATACGCGCCGGAACTCGACTACCGGGGCGCGGTCGCCACCGGTCCGGCGTCCAACGTCGTGGAGACGGTTGCACTGGTCGGCCCCGGCACGCCCGCGATCAAGTCCCTGCACCTCACCGTCTACCTCACCTATGTGATGAACGGCTTGAAGGCCGCCCGCCCCGACTTCGACCGGGACAGCTACCTCACCCCGCTCGGCAAGCAACTGACCACGGCCGCGGAGACGCAGTGTTTCGCATCGATGGCCGCCCGCGCCGAGGGTATCTCGGTCGACCAGCTGTTCTCCCGCCCGCTGTCCGACGGTGATTTCGTCAGCACTGCCCGCCCGGTGCTGGATGTTCCGGTCACCGGCTACGACCGCCCACTGTTCATCGGCCAGGGCACCAACGACCTGGACGTCCCTGCCCCGTTGACCGCGAAACTGGTCGCCGACCTGGAACTCAACAGCGTTCGGCCCGAGGTGCACGTCTACCCGGGTAAGGACCACAGCGGCACCATGGACGCGTCCCTGCCCGACAGTATCCCGTTCGTCGCGCGCCTGTTCGCCTGA
- a CDS encoding RskA family anti-sigma factor, which translates to MMETEQSRADLLDLAYPYAMDAVAEIERRSIENHLAEADPRTAAAFASIVRGIRETLAALTVVDAVNPPPTLEAQILRSLNELPSRVRPDRRGVRSALRRVPRPARLAFAAVIAAAGAGGVVIAERIIASARRADHRRTGTRVNGFVIPRHRIAHRAHAPGNHLGAALGRRGDVRRGTRGASPADTATPTGLRRWGPAQSSSHSTTSAGTSPARSGK; encoded by the coding sequence ATGATGGAGACCGAGCAGTCCCGTGCGGACCTGCTCGATCTGGCCTACCCCTACGCGATGGACGCGGTAGCCGAGATCGAACGCCGCAGTATCGAAAACCATCTGGCCGAGGCGGATCCCCGCACCGCCGCAGCGTTCGCAAGCATCGTGCGCGGGATCAGGGAGACGCTGGCGGCGCTGACCGTGGTCGATGCGGTGAATCCGCCGCCGACACTGGAGGCGCAGATCCTCCGGTCCCTCAACGAGTTGCCCAGCCGTGTGCGACCTGACCGGCGCGGTGTCCGGTCGGCGCTCAGGCGGGTGCCGCGGCCGGCCCGGCTCGCCTTCGCCGCCGTGATCGCCGCGGCCGGAGCGGGAGGGGTGGTGATCGCCGAGCGGATCATTGCCTCAGCCCGCCGAGCGGATCACCGTCGAACAGGTACTCGGGTAAACGGATTCGTGATCCCGCGTCACCGAATCGCCCATCGGGCGCATGCTCCTGGTAATCACCTCGGCGCGGCCCTTGGCCGTCGTGGCGACGTCCGACGCGGTACCCGCGGCGCCTCCCCTGCGGACACAGCGACTCCGACCGGTCTCCGCCGGTGGGGTCCCGCGCAGAGCTCGAGCCATTCGACGACCAGTGCGGGCACGAGTCCGGCCCGGAGCGGGAAGTGA